CACAACCGTCCGCCTTGCCTCGACGGGCCACTCCGTTGTGGCCATGAACCCCTTCGACTCCTTCCTCTCTGTTCCCGCCGTCCTCGCAGCCGCACCACCACAATACACATCGGTCATCGTCGACCCTTCGTGCACGCCCGCTCACCCGGCAGCGCCGAGCTCCGAGTGACCTTGGCCGCCACTTGGGATAAGCCCTGGATACTTTCCCACACCATCGGCAGCTCCCTGCCCCGAGCAGCTTCGGCCGCCCCACGGCCCTGGTGAGCCTCTCTGTCGTCATTCGCGGCACTCGTAGATATAGTTTTATTCTAGACCCTCTTCCTTCCCTAAAAGCCTAATAAATCAAAACAAGAGAAAATCATAAGTGAAAGCTCGAGTCGAAGAGTGAACGTCGCTCGGTAACTCGAGTCGATTTGTCCCATCCATTCTTGCCCGAAACAAGTGGGCTATTCATTCCAGTGTCACCTTTGTTCAATCGAGTCCATGTTCTCTATTTTCAAAAACTCATCCATTCACCGACCAGTGAACCAGAGGTTTAAAGCTTGGAATTGAGCTTTCTAGCTTTCTTTAGTACAATCTTTTAGCGAGAGCAACCCCGGGTTCGTTCCTAAGACTACATTCACAACTTTCTCTGTTCATGTTCCGGCATAGGAGTTCTAGTGGTAGGATATGGGACAGAGCTTTAAGGATTGCAGTAAACCTCATATGCGCGTGGCTCATCATAAGACCTTAGCCTGATGTCCTACCCAAAGACTTCAAAGGTAGGCATAGGACAACCTTTCCGAGTTCTACCTTCCTAACCTATAACTTGGTTTGCTTGCCTGCTTCCTATCTGACCCATCAATCAAAGAAATGTTCTAGTTCCGCGATACGAGCTTCACCGTCGCTATGAGACAATAGATTTCTTGGTTGGGGGTCCCTTTATCAAAGGCTCTCTTCCCTACTGATCATACAACAAATGAAGGTGGTTAGAAAGATGGCACATCGATCTTCTACACATCCTGTTCGTGTTGCGGAACACAGAAAATCCACCTTCCTTGGAAAAGAAAATCCTAACTCCGAAGTAGCAAAGGAGACTTGGGTGGCGCCTTCTGAAGAGCCCTTCATTTTGTGACTCAGATAGGCTAGGATTCGTGTATGAGCCGAAAGGGTTCGTAGAACTGACTCAGACAAACTTCACCGCCACCGGCCAAAGGAAAATCAATTTGGGCGAAACGCACTCGGCCGGGCCATGGGAAAATCAAATTGGGAAAAGGCACTCCGTTGGTCAGTCCGCTGCAGGCTCTGCGTTGCGCAGCTTGCGCTCGGCTGTTTGCAACACGCTTGATGTTGCAAACACGTGCACGGCGGGGAGGATGGTGTGCACCACACGATAAAGCACCAAGCGGATGGTCGCAGAGGCAGTCGATGCGCGCCAATGATTAGTCGGTCGAGCCAAGTCAAAACTGGAGCACAAAGAGACAAATTGTCGAGTCTAACACCAAACCACCAGAGCAAAAATCTAATTGACGGCCTGCTCCATAATACGTAGTATAATACGTCATTAGTTTAATATATGTTCTTGGCCTGGCACGGCAGAACTAGTCTTGCACAGCTAATTTAAGACTCGTTACCTCAACAATGTAGACGTGATCAGAATATATGTACGCACACACAAGCATCCTACACTCAATTCGCcaccggcggaggaggaggagatatgACGACGAGCAGGGAGAAGAGGTGGAGCCTGGCCGGCGCGACGGCGCTCGTCACCGGCGGCAGCAAAGGAATAGGGTACGTAATACACACGTGGGTGCACGTACGGTACGTTTCCCTTGAGTTTTCGAAAGCCGTCATGCTCGATTCATGCGTACATAGGCGTGCCATCGTGGAGGAGCTTGCCGGCTTCGGGGCGCGGGTGCACACGTGCTCCCGCAACGCGGCGGAGCTGGAAGAGTGCCGCCGGCAGTGGGAGGAGGAGAAGCTGGCGGTCACCGTCTCCGTGTGCGATGTCTCTGTGCGTGCTGAGAGGGTGAAGCTCATGGAGACGGCCAGGGAGTCCTTCGACGGCAAGCTGGACATACTGGTAAGGTCTAGCCGAATTACCGTTCGTTGCTGTCAAAACATACTCATGtatgcaaaaacaaaacaaaaaacttcaTCATTTGGTCCAGGTTTATTTTGGTTAATATATAGAGCACTCCAAATGATCCACCTTGTGTCGTTTCTTAGATTCACCATGCCAGATTTTTTGCTAAGGTGATATTGAATGGATGAAGAAAGTGTATTGTATTTCATGCTAAATACAGTCTGTACATACCATGTGGTAAGCGTGGTAAAATCAATTTCAAACAGACAGAAAAAAATACAGTATGTACATGAACTCACATTTATAGTTGCTGTTTAAGACAAGACCTCAGCCAACAAATTACCTGATTAATATCTTATTGGTGTGATATAAATTGTATTTTTAGTTAGGTATTTCTCAGCACGAAGCTAACAACCTCAATTTTGTGtattaaataaaaacaaatattaaTAATATTACCTATTGCTGGTTAAAGTCTTCACTTAATAAATGGAATATCTCAAGTGAAGGAGTAACTGAAAATCCCAAAAAAGATCCACGAAACCTATGAAACTTTCTTAACCCATTCATATCGACAACATAGGTGAACAATGCGGGGCAATTGGTTTTGAAAGCGGCTACAGAGTGGACGGCGGACGACTATGCACAATTGATGGAGACTAACTTAGAGTCTAGCTTCCACCTTAGTCAGCTCGCGCATCCTCTACTCATCAACGCCTCTATACTTGGAGGAGGTAGCATCGTCAATATCTCCTCTGTTGGAGGTATATTTGGCTACCCAGGCCTCGCACTTTATGGCATCACAAAAGGTACATATGCATCTGACAAGATAAACAAGCTTATGGAATACTCCATGCAAATAAATGTGGCCTAACCTCTTGTTTGGGTTTTGTTTCTCATTTATACATGCTGGCTCACATGCAGGGGGAATGAACCAATTTACAAGGAGCCTCGCCACTGAGTGGGCTAGAGACAATATTCGTGTGAACTCCGTTGCCCCAGGCATTGTGTCGACAGACATGATCAAAGATGTAGGTTTGAAATCGCATTGTGACTCCATTTAGTTTTTGGCTAGCCCTGTTTCAAGTATATGATGTCCTAAAAATACTCAACAATTAAACTGATTTATCGTTAAAACATTTCATACTTATCTAACTTTTATTTTGGTACTGGCATATATACTTATGTTGTTGTGGATGCAACAGTTAGAGCCGGATGCACTCGAGCAAGCATGCTCGCGGATCCCGATGGAGCGGAGCGGCAAGCCAGCGGAGGTCGCTTCTGTGGTGTCCTTCCTCTGTATGCCCA
This DNA window, taken from Triticum aestivum cultivar Chinese Spring chromosome 1D, IWGSC CS RefSeq v2.1, whole genome shotgun sequence, encodes the following:
- the LOC123176286 gene encoding noroxomaritidine/norcraugsodine reductase-like — its product is MTTSREKRWSLAGATALVTGGSKGIGRAIVEELAGFGARVHTCSRNAAELEECRRQWEEEKLAVTVSVCDVSVRAERVKLMETARESFDGKLDILVNNAGQLVLKAATEWTADDYAQLMETNLESSFHLSQLAHPLLINASILGGGSIVNISSVGGIFGYPGLALYGITKGGMNQFTRSLATEWARDNIRVNSVAPGIVSTDMIKDLEPDALEQACSRIPMERSGKPAEVASVVSFLCMPTASYITGQELVLEQWLKYVRHGFQIQQHNYVIAIMT